In a single window of the Equus quagga isolate Etosha38 chromosome 7, UCLA_HA_Equagga_1.0, whole genome shotgun sequence genome:
- the BCKDK gene encoding 3-methyl-2-oxobutanoate dehydrogenase [lipoamide] kinase, mitochondrial isoform X2, with protein MILASVLGNGPRGGPPLRPLLGPALLLRAGSTSATDTHHVEMARERSKTVTSFYNQSAIDVAAEKPSVRLTPTMMLYSGRSQDGSHLLKSARYLQQELPVRIAHRIKGFRSLPFIIGCNPTILHVIKDQADDTRYCQLVRQLLDDHKDVVTLLAEGLRESRKHIEDEKLVRYFLDKTLTSRLGIRMLATHHLALHEDKPDFVGIICTRLSPKKIIEKWVDFARRLCEHKYGNAPRVRINGHVAARFPFIPMPLDYILPELLKNAMRATMESHLDTPYNVPDVVITIANNDIDLVIRISDRGGGITHKDLDRVMDYHFTTAEASTQDPRISPLFGHLDMHSGGQSGPMHGFGFGLPTSRAYAEYLGGSLQLQSLQGIGTDVYLRLRHIDGREESFRI; from the exons ATGATACTAGCTTCGGTGCTGGGGAATGGCCCCCGGGGTGGGCCTCCACTCCGGCCCCTCTTGGGGCCCGCACTCTTACTTCGGGCTGGCTCCACATCAGCCACTGATACACACCACGTGGAGATGGCACGGGAGCGCTCCAAGACTGTGACTTCCTTTTACAACCAGTCAGCCATCGACGTGGCGGCGGAGAAG CCCTCAGTCCGCCTCACTCCGACCATGATGCTCTATTCAGGTCGCTCTCAGGATGGCAGCCACCTTCTG AAAAGTGCCCGGTACTTGCAGCAAGAGTTGCCAGTGAGGATCGCTCACCGCATTAAGGGCTTCCGCAGCCTTCCTTTCATCATTGGCTGCAACCCTACCATACTGCACGTG ATCAAGGACCAGGCGGACGACACCCGATACTGCCAGCTGGTGCGACAGCTGTTGGACGACCACAAGGATGTGGTGACCCTCTTAGCTGAGGGACTGCGTGAGAGCCGGAAGCACATAGAG GATGAAAAGCTTGTCCGCTACTTCTTGGACAAGACGTTGACTTCAAGGCTTGGGATCCGCATGTTGGCCACACATCATCTGGCACTGCATGAGGACAAG CCTGACTTTGTTGGCATCATCTGCACTCGCCTCTCGCCGAAGAAGATTATTGAAAAGTGGGTGGACTTTGCCAG ACGCCTGTGTGAGCACAAGTATGGCAATGCCCCCCGCGTCCGCATCAATGGACATGTGGCTGCCCGTTTCCCCTTCATTCCCATGCCGCTGGACTACATCCTGCCCGAGCTGCTCAAGAATGCCATGAG AGCCACGATGGAAAGTCACCTAGACACTCCCTACAATGTCCCAGATGTGGTCATCACCATCGCCAACAATGATATCGATCTTGTCATCAG GATTTCAGACCGGGGCGGGGGAATCACTCACAAAGACCTGGATCGGGTTATGGACTACCACTTCACTACAGCTGAGGCCAGCACCCAGGACCCCCGGATCAGTCCCCTCTTTGGCCACCTGGACATGCACAGTGGCGGCCAGTCAGGCCCCATGCACGG cTTTGGCTTCGGGCTGCCCACATCACGGGCCTACGCGGAGTACCTTGGTGGTTCCCTCCAGCTGCAGTCCCTGCAGGGCATTGGCACAGATGTCTACCTGCGGCTCCGTCATATCGATGGCCGAGAGGAAAGCTTCCGCATCTGA
- the BCKDK gene encoding 3-methyl-2-oxobutanoate dehydrogenase [lipoamide] kinase, mitochondrial isoform X1, translated as MILASVLGNGPRGGPPLRPLLGPALLLRAGSTSATDTHHVEMARERSKTVTSFYNQSAIDVAAEKPSVRLTPTMMLYSGRSQDGSHLLKSARYLQQELPVRIAHRIKGFRSLPFIIGCNPTILHVHELYIRAFQKLTDFPPIKDQADDTRYCQLVRQLLDDHKDVVTLLAEGLRESRKHIEDEKLVRYFLDKTLTSRLGIRMLATHHLALHEDKPDFVGIICTRLSPKKIIEKWVDFARRLCEHKYGNAPRVRINGHVAARFPFIPMPLDYILPELLKNAMRATMESHLDTPYNVPDVVITIANNDIDLVIRISDRGGGITHKDLDRVMDYHFTTAEASTQDPRISPLFGHLDMHSGGQSGPMHGFGFGLPTSRAYAEYLGGSLQLQSLQGIGTDVYLRLRHIDGREESFRI; from the exons ATGATACTAGCTTCGGTGCTGGGGAATGGCCCCCGGGGTGGGCCTCCACTCCGGCCCCTCTTGGGGCCCGCACTCTTACTTCGGGCTGGCTCCACATCAGCCACTGATACACACCACGTGGAGATGGCACGGGAGCGCTCCAAGACTGTGACTTCCTTTTACAACCAGTCAGCCATCGACGTGGCGGCGGAGAAG CCCTCAGTCCGCCTCACTCCGACCATGATGCTCTATTCAGGTCGCTCTCAGGATGGCAGCCACCTTCTG AAAAGTGCCCGGTACTTGCAGCAAGAGTTGCCAGTGAGGATCGCTCACCGCATTAAGGGCTTCCGCAGCCTTCCTTTCATCATTGGCTGCAACCCTACCATACTGCACGTG CACGAGCTATACATCCGTGCCTTCCAGAAGCTGACAGACTTCCCTCCG ATCAAGGACCAGGCGGACGACACCCGATACTGCCAGCTGGTGCGACAGCTGTTGGACGACCACAAGGATGTGGTGACCCTCTTAGCTGAGGGACTGCGTGAGAGCCGGAAGCACATAGAG GATGAAAAGCTTGTCCGCTACTTCTTGGACAAGACGTTGACTTCAAGGCTTGGGATCCGCATGTTGGCCACACATCATCTGGCACTGCATGAGGACAAG CCTGACTTTGTTGGCATCATCTGCACTCGCCTCTCGCCGAAGAAGATTATTGAAAAGTGGGTGGACTTTGCCAG ACGCCTGTGTGAGCACAAGTATGGCAATGCCCCCCGCGTCCGCATCAATGGACATGTGGCTGCCCGTTTCCCCTTCATTCCCATGCCGCTGGACTACATCCTGCCCGAGCTGCTCAAGAATGCCATGAG AGCCACGATGGAAAGTCACCTAGACACTCCCTACAATGTCCCAGATGTGGTCATCACCATCGCCAACAATGATATCGATCTTGTCATCAG GATTTCAGACCGGGGCGGGGGAATCACTCACAAAGACCTGGATCGGGTTATGGACTACCACTTCACTACAGCTGAGGCCAGCACCCAGGACCCCCGGATCAGTCCCCTCTTTGGCCACCTGGACATGCACAGTGGCGGCCAGTCAGGCCCCATGCACGG cTTTGGCTTCGGGCTGCCCACATCACGGGCCTACGCGGAGTACCTTGGTGGTTCCCTCCAGCTGCAGTCCCTGCAGGGCATTGGCACAGATGTCTACCTGCGGCTCCGTCATATCGATGGCCGAGAGGAAAGCTTCCGCATCTGA
- the BCKDK gene encoding 3-methyl-2-oxobutanoate dehydrogenase [lipoamide] kinase, mitochondrial isoform X3: MILASVLGNGPRGGPPLRPLLGPALLLRAGSTSATDTHHVEMARERSKTVTSFYNQSAIDVAAEKKSARYLQQELPVRIAHRIKGFRSLPFIIGCNPTILHVHELYIRAFQKLTDFPPIKDQADDTRYCQLVRQLLDDHKDVVTLLAEGLRESRKHIEDEKLVRYFLDKTLTSRLGIRMLATHHLALHEDKPDFVGIICTRLSPKKIIEKWVDFARRLCEHKYGNAPRVRINGHVAARFPFIPMPLDYILPELLKNAMRATMESHLDTPYNVPDVVITIANNDIDLVIRISDRGGGITHKDLDRVMDYHFTTAEASTQDPRISPLFGHLDMHSGGQSGPMHGFGFGLPTSRAYAEYLGGSLQLQSLQGIGTDVYLRLRHIDGREESFRI, encoded by the exons ATGATACTAGCTTCGGTGCTGGGGAATGGCCCCCGGGGTGGGCCTCCACTCCGGCCCCTCTTGGGGCCCGCACTCTTACTTCGGGCTGGCTCCACATCAGCCACTGATACACACCACGTGGAGATGGCACGGGAGCGCTCCAAGACTGTGACTTCCTTTTACAACCAGTCAGCCATCGACGTGGCGGCGGAGAAG AAAAGTGCCCGGTACTTGCAGCAAGAGTTGCCAGTGAGGATCGCTCACCGCATTAAGGGCTTCCGCAGCCTTCCTTTCATCATTGGCTGCAACCCTACCATACTGCACGTG CACGAGCTATACATCCGTGCCTTCCAGAAGCTGACAGACTTCCCTCCG ATCAAGGACCAGGCGGACGACACCCGATACTGCCAGCTGGTGCGACAGCTGTTGGACGACCACAAGGATGTGGTGACCCTCTTAGCTGAGGGACTGCGTGAGAGCCGGAAGCACATAGAG GATGAAAAGCTTGTCCGCTACTTCTTGGACAAGACGTTGACTTCAAGGCTTGGGATCCGCATGTTGGCCACACATCATCTGGCACTGCATGAGGACAAG CCTGACTTTGTTGGCATCATCTGCACTCGCCTCTCGCCGAAGAAGATTATTGAAAAGTGGGTGGACTTTGCCAG ACGCCTGTGTGAGCACAAGTATGGCAATGCCCCCCGCGTCCGCATCAATGGACATGTGGCTGCCCGTTTCCCCTTCATTCCCATGCCGCTGGACTACATCCTGCCCGAGCTGCTCAAGAATGCCATGAG AGCCACGATGGAAAGTCACCTAGACACTCCCTACAATGTCCCAGATGTGGTCATCACCATCGCCAACAATGATATCGATCTTGTCATCAG GATTTCAGACCGGGGCGGGGGAATCACTCACAAAGACCTGGATCGGGTTATGGACTACCACTTCACTACAGCTGAGGCCAGCACCCAGGACCCCCGGATCAGTCCCCTCTTTGGCCACCTGGACATGCACAGTGGCGGCCAGTCAGGCCCCATGCACGG cTTTGGCTTCGGGCTGCCCACATCACGGGCCTACGCGGAGTACCTTGGTGGTTCCCTCCAGCTGCAGTCCCTGCAGGGCATTGGCACAGATGTCTACCTGCGGCTCCGTCATATCGATGGCCGAGAGGAAAGCTTCCGCATCTGA
- the BCKDK gene encoding 3-methyl-2-oxobutanoate dehydrogenase [lipoamide] kinase, mitochondrial isoform X4, whose product MILASVLGNGPRGGPPLRPLLGPALLLRAGSTSATDTHHVEMARERSKTVTSFYNQSAIDVAAEKKSARYLQQELPVRIAHRIKGFRSLPFIIGCNPTILHVIKDQADDTRYCQLVRQLLDDHKDVVTLLAEGLRESRKHIEDEKLVRYFLDKTLTSRLGIRMLATHHLALHEDKPDFVGIICTRLSPKKIIEKWVDFARRLCEHKYGNAPRVRINGHVAARFPFIPMPLDYILPELLKNAMRATMESHLDTPYNVPDVVITIANNDIDLVIRISDRGGGITHKDLDRVMDYHFTTAEASTQDPRISPLFGHLDMHSGGQSGPMHGFGFGLPTSRAYAEYLGGSLQLQSLQGIGTDVYLRLRHIDGREESFRI is encoded by the exons ATGATACTAGCTTCGGTGCTGGGGAATGGCCCCCGGGGTGGGCCTCCACTCCGGCCCCTCTTGGGGCCCGCACTCTTACTTCGGGCTGGCTCCACATCAGCCACTGATACACACCACGTGGAGATGGCACGGGAGCGCTCCAAGACTGTGACTTCCTTTTACAACCAGTCAGCCATCGACGTGGCGGCGGAGAAG AAAAGTGCCCGGTACTTGCAGCAAGAGTTGCCAGTGAGGATCGCTCACCGCATTAAGGGCTTCCGCAGCCTTCCTTTCATCATTGGCTGCAACCCTACCATACTGCACGTG ATCAAGGACCAGGCGGACGACACCCGATACTGCCAGCTGGTGCGACAGCTGTTGGACGACCACAAGGATGTGGTGACCCTCTTAGCTGAGGGACTGCGTGAGAGCCGGAAGCACATAGAG GATGAAAAGCTTGTCCGCTACTTCTTGGACAAGACGTTGACTTCAAGGCTTGGGATCCGCATGTTGGCCACACATCATCTGGCACTGCATGAGGACAAG CCTGACTTTGTTGGCATCATCTGCACTCGCCTCTCGCCGAAGAAGATTATTGAAAAGTGGGTGGACTTTGCCAG ACGCCTGTGTGAGCACAAGTATGGCAATGCCCCCCGCGTCCGCATCAATGGACATGTGGCTGCCCGTTTCCCCTTCATTCCCATGCCGCTGGACTACATCCTGCCCGAGCTGCTCAAGAATGCCATGAG AGCCACGATGGAAAGTCACCTAGACACTCCCTACAATGTCCCAGATGTGGTCATCACCATCGCCAACAATGATATCGATCTTGTCATCAG GATTTCAGACCGGGGCGGGGGAATCACTCACAAAGACCTGGATCGGGTTATGGACTACCACTTCACTACAGCTGAGGCCAGCACCCAGGACCCCCGGATCAGTCCCCTCTTTGGCCACCTGGACATGCACAGTGGCGGCCAGTCAGGCCCCATGCACGG cTTTGGCTTCGGGCTGCCCACATCACGGGCCTACGCGGAGTACCTTGGTGGTTCCCTCCAGCTGCAGTCCCTGCAGGGCATTGGCACAGATGTCTACCTGCGGCTCCGTCATATCGATGGCCGAGAGGAAAGCTTCCGCATCTGA